The Pseudofrankia inefficax genome window below encodes:
- a CDS encoding TetR/AcrR family transcriptional regulator, whose amino-acid sequence MAARQPLDRRSRRSRAAMEGALLTLVGERDLAQITVSDVTTLADVNRTTFYLHYSDVHDLAASACTAMFDEMISASPVLMPDDSPDEHRRAREALAGVLAHVGDRADLYRALLGEDGSARVINYLLQRLTIAVHVNLTEPDAETHANDPASLPDDPAAALLAGALLGLVIDWLRRGCPETPEQLTASVWPHLARTAAAILPSG is encoded by the coding sequence GTGGCTGCCCGGCAACCCCTCGATCGCCGGTCCCGCCGGTCGCGCGCGGCGATGGAAGGCGCGCTGTTGACGCTCGTCGGCGAGCGGGACCTGGCCCAGATCACGGTCTCGGACGTCACCACCCTGGCCGACGTCAACCGCACCACGTTCTACCTGCACTACAGCGACGTCCACGATCTGGCCGCGAGCGCCTGCACCGCGATGTTCGACGAGATGATCTCCGCGTCGCCGGTGCTGATGCCCGACGACTCGCCCGACGAGCACCGTCGCGCCAGGGAGGCGCTGGCCGGGGTGCTCGCGCACGTCGGCGACCGGGCCGACCTCTACCGCGCTCTCCTCGGCGAGGACGGAAGCGCCAGGGTCATCAACTACCTGCTCCAACGGCTCACGATCGCCGTCCACGTCAACCTCACCGAGCCGGACGCCGAGACCCACGCCAACGACCCGGCCAGCCTCCCCGACGACCCCGCCGCCGCCCTGTTGGCCGGCGCCCTCCTCGGCCTCGTGATCGACTGGCTACGCCGTGGCTGCCCCGAGACTCCCGAACAACTCACGGCCAGCGTCTGGCCCCACCTCGCCAGGACCGCGGCGGCGATCCTGCCCTCCGGCTAG
- a CDS encoding DUF1330 domain-containing protein, with the protein MSAYWISVYKEIVDEGKVAAYAQLAGPALRAGGGRFLARGLPAQTFEAGEETRTVLIEFPSVEAAQAAHDSAAYQEALAALDGGAIRDLRIVEGV; encoded by the coding sequence GTGAGCGCCTACTGGATCAGTGTGTACAAGGAGATCGTCGACGAGGGCAAGGTCGCCGCGTACGCGCAGCTGGCCGGCCCGGCCCTGCGCGCCGGCGGTGGCAGGTTCCTGGCCCGAGGTCTTCCCGCGCAGACCTTCGAGGCGGGGGAGGAGACCCGCACGGTGCTCATCGAGTTCCCGTCGGTCGAGGCCGCCCAGGCCGCCCACGACAGTGCGGCCTACCAGGAGGCCCTCGCCGCGCTCGACGGCGGCGCCATCCGTGACCTGCGCATCGTCGAGGGTGTGTAG